In Campylobacter suis, the following proteins share a genomic window:
- a CDS encoding YtxH domain-containing protein has protein sequence MKNPYILQEGEQVIVQQPAQPNAVDNAINEAAQNLPFVPENFNVAGFVKGLALGGIAAYVLTNPKAQECLFKAIIKGGELVNAGIEELKERFEDVKAELEAQK, from the coding sequence ATGAAAAATCCATACATTTTACAAGAGGGCGAGCAAGTCATAGTTCAACAACCAGCCCAGCCAAATGCAGTTGATAACGCCATAAATGAAGCAGCTCAAAATTTACCATTTGTGCCTGAAAATTTCAATGTCGCTGGCTTTGTAAAAGGTCTTGCGCTTGGTGGTATCGCAGCGTATGTTTTAACCAACCCAAAAGCTCAAGAGTGCCTATTTAAAGCTATTATAAAAGGTGGCGAGCTAGTAAATGCTGGCATAGAAGAGCTAAAAGAGCGATTTGAAGATGTTAAAGCAGAGCTTGAAGCACAAAAATAG
- a CDS encoding Cys/Met metabolism pyridoxal-phosphate-dependent enzyme, giving the protein MTILLTTTRSPADHFISGALIAGIGTATLNLNEKDKLNLAKKTIKMSLVGGITTAVAIHASNQIARAKYLNAALSVGAGVSSVLLINSLIKEEK; this is encoded by the coding sequence ATGACGATCCTTTTAACAACAACAAGAAGCCCCGCAGATCACTTTATCAGCGGTGCACTTATAGCTGGTATCGGTACGGCAACGCTGAATTTAAATGAAAAAGATAAGCTAAATTTAGCTAAAAAAACGATAAAAATGTCGCTAGTTGGCGGGATAACAACTGCCGTTGCGATACACGCATCAAATCAAATTGCAAGGGCAAAATACCTCAACGCAGCTCTTAGTGTTGGTGCTGGCGTTAGCTCTGTTTTGCTTATAAATAGCCTAATCAAGGAGGAAAAATGA
- a CDS encoding ferritin-like domain-containing protein, translating to MSKELLNIAYISEKTGEKLYECLAKFGDTFEQILKIRKNGLTLLENYTQLSKNELDEATIKEALDAQNFEASDTFEAYIFALNYELSLNKNYDNLCKICEDETLKDIFFRLWATSNNEYIMSLKAELADCLIKKPSQSHKTQEQNFGENILNNYQKNFNDMSEQINQIISGKMDKEQISKLLSNPNFPFFSGLALGALGTQMISKNLKENQDENNTK from the coding sequence ATGAGCAAAGAACTCTTAAATATCGCATATATAAGCGAAAAGACTGGCGAAAAACTCTATGAGTGTTTGGCCAAATTTGGTGATACTTTTGAGCAAATTTTAAAAATAAGAAAAAATGGACTAACACTTCTTGAAAACTATACCCAACTTTCAAAAAATGAGCTTGATGAAGCCACAATAAAAGAGGCTTTGGATGCTCAAAATTTTGAGGCTAGCGATACTTTTGAAGCATATATTTTTGCTCTAAATTATGAGCTAAGTCTAAATAAAAACTATGACAATCTTTGTAAAATTTGCGAAGATGAGACACTAAAGGATATATTTTTTCGTCTCTGGGCAACTTCAAACAACGAATATATCATGTCATTAAAAGCAGAACTTGCGGACTGCTTGATAAAAAAACCAAGTCAAAGCCATAAAACACAAGAGCAAAATTTTGGCGAAAATATTTTAAATAATTATCAAAAAAATTTTAACGATATGAGCGAACAAATAAATCAAATAATAAGCGGAAAAATGGATAAAGAGCAGATCTCAAAACTACTTTCAAATCCAAATTTCCCATTTTTTAGTGGTTTAGCTTTAGGTGCATTAGGCACACAGATGATAAGCAAAAATTTAAAGGAAAATCAAGATGAAAACAATACCAAATAA
- a CDS encoding HMA2 domain-containing protein, whose protein sequence is MEISPKLLVKIASYFTPVSHTPGRIRVRVSSEIKEFASSENLGSLDEIIQKIDGIKDVKLNKIIGSLTIHYDPKIFAKELWDELLEGKNLAHISEKINSIAKKIA, encoded by the coding sequence ATGGAAATTTCGCCAAAACTACTTGTTAAAATAGCCTCTTACTTCACTCCAGTTAGCCATACGCCAGGCAGGATAAGGGTGCGTGTAAGTAGTGAGATAAAAGAGTTTGCAAGTAGCGAAAATTTGGGATCACTTGATGAGATAATACAAAAAATAGATGGTATAAAAGATGTAAAGCTAAATAAAATAATCGGCTCACTAACCATACATTATGACCCAAAAATTTTTGCAAAAGAGCTTTGGGATGAGCTACTTGAAGGCAAAAATTTAGCCCACATTAGTGAAAAAATAAACTCAATAGCAAAGAAGATAGCATGA
- a CDS encoding Fur family transcriptional regulator: MGDFESFYKNFSSFFSQLNYKNSYIKERILSILYQSQSHLSATQIQQIFSQKYGETISLTAIYGFLNFLDECHLTNTYETDGVQKYELNLKSHHDHLICEKCHKVIGFSDETIESRQDEICAKHGFVCKSHSMIIYGICAECSSIKK; this comes from the coding sequence ATGGGTGATTTTGAGAGCTTTTACAAAAATTTTTCATCATTTTTTAGCCAGCTAAACTATAAAAACTCATACATAAAAGAGCGAATTTTAAGCATTTTATACCAAAGCCAAAGCCATTTAAGTGCGACTCAGATCCAACAAATTTTTTCGCAAAAATATGGCGAAACTATCTCTCTAACCGCCATTTATGGCTTTTTAAATTTTCTTGACGAGTGCCACTTAACAAACACATATGAAACAGATGGTGTGCAAAAATATGAGCTAAACTTAAAATCGCATCACGATCATCTAATATGCGAAAAATGCCACAAGGTCATAGGCTTTAGCGATGAGACGATAGAATCCAGACAAGATGAAATTTGTGCTAAACATGGTTTTGTATGCAAGTCACATTCGATGATAATTTATGGGATTTGTGCTGAGTGCAGTTCTATCAAAAAATAA
- a CDS encoding M23 family metallopeptidase, with the protein MNKFILLILAFLCLNANDITNGDVEIYATSSPKNLTIDGAQKRWISAKNSDLKFAIVVANYHKRGEIVLKNGDESVVYNVVLGDYKKEQISVDSKKVNPPKKVQKRINDEREEANKIYNTQNLGLKVSQKFILPLNSPITSHFGSARVFNKMLKSYHGGTDFRAAVGVEVAASNDGVVVIAKDRYYAGGSVVIDHGEGIYTQYYHLSKISVELGQEIKRGEILGLSGASGRVSGPHLHFGVIADGTQVNPLNFIEKINKFLN; encoded by the coding sequence ATGAACAAATTTATACTTCTGATACTTGCTTTTTTGTGCCTAAACGCAAATGATATAACAAATGGCGATGTGGAAATTTATGCTACATCAAGCCCTAAAAATTTAACTATTGATGGTGCTCAAAAACGCTGGATAAGTGCTAAAAACTCAGACTTAAAATTTGCAATAGTTGTGGCAAACTACCATAAAAGAGGCGAGATAGTGCTTAAAAATGGTGATGAAAGTGTGGTTTATAATGTTGTTTTGGGAGATTATAAAAAAGAGCAAATAAGTGTCGATAGTAAAAAAGTAAATCCTCCAAAAAAGGTACAAAAACGAATAAATGATGAGAGAGAAGAGGCAAATAAAATTTACAACACGCAAAATTTAGGCTTAAAAGTCAGCCAAAAATTTATACTACCACTAAACTCGCCTATCACAAGCCATTTTGGCTCAGCTCGCGTTTTTAATAAAATGCTTAAAAGTTATCACGGTGGGACAGACTTTAGAGCTGCCGTTGGCGTAGAGGTGGCTGCTAGCAATGATGGTGTCGTTGTTATCGCCAAAGATCGCTACTATGCAGGTGGATCTGTTGTTATAGATCATGGAGAGGGTATTTACACTCAGTATTATCATTTAAGCAAAATTTCAGTAGAACTTGGGCAAGAGATAAAAAGGGGTGAAATTTTAGGGCTTAGTGGTGCCAGCGGTAGAGTTAGTGGTCCGCACTTGCATTTTGGAGTCATAGCTGATGGCACACAGGTAAACCCACTAAATTTCATTGAAAAAATCAATAAATTTTTAAACTAA
- a CDS encoding trimeric intracellular cation channel family protein, whose protein sequence is MDFILFVEYIGIASAALSGFLFAVKKGCDWLGVFLSAFLTALGGGIVRDMLVSRPVYSFTNYAPIIIVLAMLVISYNLHLHSRRDGLEKKFIFIFADAIDMVIFSIVGAMIACEYGYNIFGVAMMAFCNGVGGGILRDILLNEVPWFLRTGLYGTISMGVGACYYALYISGLGGIATVFVLLGAGITLRMFAYYKGWSLPALKD, encoded by the coding sequence ATGGATTTTATTTTGTTTGTGGAGTACATCGGTATCGCATCTGCGGCGCTTTCTGGATTTTTATTTGCAGTAAAAAAGGGCTGTGACTGGCTTGGTGTGTTCTTGTCTGCCTTTCTGACTGCTCTTGGCGGTGGTATTGTGCGAGATATGCTCGTTAGCCGTCCTGTTTATAGCTTTACTAACTATGCACCTATCATCATCGTACTAGCAATGCTTGTTATCTCTTACAATCTACACCTACACTCGCGACGCGATGGCTTGGAGAAAAAATTTATATTTATCTTTGCTGATGCTATTGATATGGTTATCTTTTCTATAGTTGGTGCCATGATAGCTTGTGAGTATGGTTATAATATCTTTGGTGTGGCTATGATGGCGTTTTGCAACGGTGTTGGCGGGGGAATTTTACGAGATATTTTGCTTAACGAAGTTCCGTGGTTTTTGAGAACAGGGCTTTATGGAACCATAAGTATGGGCGTGGGAGCTTGCTACTATGCTCTTTATATTAGTGGACTTGGCGGGATAGCGACAGTTTTTGTGTTGCTTGGAGCAGGGATAACTCTTCGTATGTTTGCATATTATAAAGGCTGGTCACTGCCCGCGCTTAAGGATTAA
- the truA gene encoding tRNA pseudouridine(38-40) synthase TruA, whose product MKLKLIFSYDGSKFQGSQTQPHQNGVEDALALALSHVGIFTKIISSSRTDKDVHANNQVACVEAGEHFKDLNHLTSLINRHAHPYIHIKNITRANDSFHPRYDAKARSYRYIISHDKFSVFLSDYQVFTPKIDIKKANLLLKNFIGEHDFSLFMKTGSDTKSPIRSVYKAFCYEYKNKTIIVFKANGFLRAQVRLMVACVLKALKTTNGEELLKAQINTTAPLTRIPAPPQGLYLNRVFY is encoded by the coding sequence ATGAAGTTAAAACTCATTTTTAGCTATGATGGCTCCAAATTTCAAGGCTCGCAAACTCAGCCACATCAAAACGGCGTAGAGGACGCGCTAGCCCTAGCACTGTCTCATGTGGGAATTTTTACTAAAATCATTTCAAGCTCCCGCACCGATAAAGATGTTCATGCAAATAACCAAGTTGCATGTGTAGAAGCAGGCGAGCACTTTAAGGACTTAAACCACCTTACAAGCCTAATAAACCGCCACGCACACCCGTATATCCATATCAAAAATATCACACGAGCAAATGATAGCTTTCATCCAAGATATGACGCCAAAGCACGCTCATATCGATATATCATAAGCCATGATAAGTTCAGTGTATTTTTATCAGACTATCAAGTCTTTACACCAAAAATTGATATAAAAAAGGCAAATTTACTGCTTAAAAATTTTATCGGCGAGCATGATTTTAGCCTATTTATGAAAACTGGAAGCGACACAAAAAGTCCTATTAGAAGCGTTTATAAGGCGTTTTGCTACGAGTACAAAAATAAAACTATCATCGTTTTTAAAGCAAATGGCTTTTTAAGGGCGCAGGTAAGACTGATGGTAGCTTGCGTATTAAAGGCACTCAAGACAACAAACGGTGAGGAGCTTTTAAAAGCTCAGATTAACACCACCGCTCCACTTACTCGTATACCTGCTCCACCACAAGGACTTTACTTAAACCGAGTTTTTTACTAA
- a CDS encoding LptF/LptG family permease, producing the protein MNRVNKYLFYNFLSTFASLFSTLFLVMSIVFFLQIARVTSYIEIDFLELLKLYLFMLPRVLLFVVPIAFFVALGMTLFRLSKENESTVIFTLGHSPMSVAKFFLFVASILSAALLFIAIVLIPKAAELNSNFVDYKKTIAKLNLKGGQFGQKFSDWMVYIASETNEGNNTTYNNIVMYNPFFNEQKRLIVANQARISNDKGVVELSLSDGKSYDMDNQTYHISQFKELKIRTKQNDSIRQVGDVMQYWGQMSKNVKRKKDFSTYVLVALFPLASTLFALSFGIVTYRYDKGIIYFGIFGVLFSYFAIIMLLGAHPQIAIPSLFLGSLVASYTVFKMKILRRY; encoded by the coding sequence ATGAATAGAGTCAATAAATATCTTTTTTACAACTTTTTAAGTACATTTGCATCGCTTTTTAGTACGCTTTTTTTGGTAATGTCTATCGTATTTTTTCTACAAATTGCCCGCGTGACATCATATATAGAGATAGACTTCCTTGAGCTTTTAAAGCTATATCTTTTTATGTTACCAAGAGTTTTGCTTTTTGTAGTTCCCATTGCCTTTTTTGTTGCGTTAGGTATGACGCTTTTTCGACTATCAAAAGAAAACGAAAGCACCGTCATCTTTACGCTTGGGCACTCACCAATGTCAGTGGCTAAATTTTTTCTTTTTGTAGCTAGTATATTAAGCGCTGCGTTGCTTTTTATAGCTATCGTTTTGATACCAAAAGCTGCGGAATTAAACTCAAATTTTGTTGATTATAAGAAAACTATTGCCAAACTAAATCTAAAAGGCGGGCAGTTTGGACAAAAATTTTCCGACTGGATGGTCTATATAGCGAGTGAGACAAATGAAGGCAATAATACAACCTACAACAACATAGTGATGTATAACCCATTTTTTAATGAGCAAAAACGCCTCATCGTAGCAAACCAAGCTCGTATCAGCAATGACAAAGGTGTTGTAGAGCTTAGTCTAAGCGATGGCAAGTCCTATGATATGGACAACCAAACTTATCACATAAGCCAATTTAAAGAGCTAAAAATTCGTACAAAACAAAATGACAGCATAAGGCAAGTTGGCGATGTTATGCAATACTGGGGTCAGATGAGTAAAAATGTAAAGCGCAAAAAGGACTTTAGCACCTATGTTTTAGTCGCACTCTTTCCACTGGCTTCAACGCTCTTTGCATTATCATTTGGGATTGTGACATATAGATATGATAAGGGGATTATTTATTTTGGAATTTTTGGTGTACTTTTTAGCTATTTTGCTATCATCATGTTGCTTGGAGCACATCCGCAAATAGCTATACCATCGCTATTTTTAGGCTCACTTGTAGCAAGCTATACCGTTTTTAAAATGAAAATTTTACGCAGATACTAA
- a CDS encoding prepilin peptidase yields MVSMAFFALIGLCVGSFLNVLIYRLPRNIDIFFARSHCVGCKKSLSFYHLVPIFSWLFLSGKCAFCKGNISPRYPIVELLSCAIFMLVALKLEPTNLQDLAFAALFALCFSLLFGLSVIDIEYKAVPDTLLFFTLGLSLFFAIFAQESHQNLLAAITFALIFFALRFIVSKILKKEAMGSADIFIAAIIGALLGFTKGVLGIYLGAVFTLPFYFFARDKNYELAFVPFLTTGAFISFLAGEEILKQIGFL; encoded by the coding sequence ATGGTTAGTATGGCTTTTTTTGCACTCATAGGACTTTGTGTTGGGTCATTTTTAAATGTGCTTATATACAGGCTTCCGCGCAATATCGATATATTTTTTGCACGCTCGCACTGTGTTGGGTGTAAAAAAAGCTTAAGCTTTTATCATCTAGTCCCTATATTTTCATGGCTATTTTTAAGTGGAAAATGTGCTTTTTGCAAAGGTAACATAAGCCCAAGATACCCGATAGTCGAGCTTTTATCATGCGCTATATTTATGCTAGTAGCTCTAAAACTTGAGCCTACAAATTTACAAGATCTGGCATTTGCAGCCCTTTTTGCACTCTGCTTTTCCCTGCTTTTTGGGCTTAGCGTGATAGACATAGAGTACAAGGCAGTTCCCGACACACTTTTGTTTTTCACGCTTGGTCTCTCTTTATTTTTTGCAATATTTGCACAAGAAAGCCACCAAAACCTACTTGCAGCAATTACCTTTGCGCTTATTTTTTTTGCACTTCGTTTTATAGTAAGTAAAATTTTAAAAAAAGAAGCAATGGGGAGCGCCGATATATTTATAGCTGCTATTATAGGTGCCTTGCTTGGCTTTACAAAGGGAGTGCTTGGCATATATCTGGGTGCTGTTTTTACACTACCATTTTACTTTTTTGCAAGAGATAAAAACTACGAGCTGGCTTTTGTACCATTTTTGACAACTGGTGCATTTATATCATTTTTGGCTGGCGAAGAAATTTTAAAACAGATAGGTTTTTTATGA
- the uppS gene encoding polyprenyl diphosphate synthase, which translates to MNKLNHLAIIMDGNGRWAKNRGFLRTKGHEKGALVVEQMCEFCIDNDIKILSLYAFSTENWKRQKSEIEFLMTLLKKFLISKREIFIKNSINFQTIGELDPFSSELRAEILTTKEATKNNTKLKLNLAINYGARDEMVRAIKRLNEKGLSPNEQNLQSCLDEICDIDLLIRTGGEFRISNFMLWQASYAEFAFTPTLWPEFNKQELSQIVSEFGKKERRFGGI; encoded by the coding sequence GTGAACAAACTAAACCACCTTGCTATCATCATGGACGGAAATGGACGCTGGGCAAAAAATCGTGGCTTTTTACGCACGAAAGGGCACGAGAAAGGCGCGCTTGTTGTTGAGCAAATGTGCGAGTTTTGTATAGATAATGATATTAAAATTTTAAGTCTTTACGCATTTAGCACCGAAAACTGGAAGCGCCAAAAAAGTGAGATCGAGTTTTTAATGACTTTGCTTAAAAAATTTCTCATCTCAAAGCGTGAAATTTTTATAAAAAACAGTATAAATTTTCAAACCATTGGCGAATTAGATCCATTTTCAAGTGAGCTTAGAGCGGAAATTTTAACAACAAAAGAGGCAACAAAAAACAACACAAAGCTAAAGCTAAATTTAGCCATAAACTACGGCGCAAGAGATGAGATGGTGCGCGCTATAAAAAGACTAAATGAAAAAGGGCTAAGCCCAAATGAGCAAAATTTACAAAGTTGCCTAGATGAGATCTGTGATATAGACTTGCTTATTCGTACTGGTGGCGAGTTTCGTATATCAAATTTTATGCTCTGGCAAGCCAGTTATGCGGAATTTGCTTTTACGCCAACACTTTGGCCAGAATTTAACAAGCAAGAACTATCACAAATCGTATCAGAATTTGGCAAAAAAGAGCGTAGATTTGGTGGAATTTGA
- the coaBC gene encoding bifunctional phosphopantothenoylcysteine decarboxylase/phosphopantothenate--cysteine ligase CoaBC, giving the protein MLKNKKILLGVCGSISFYKAYEILSHLKKLGADVYVALSDGALKFCSVAGWEALTPHPILSSQTEDWQAGISHISYAKMDLILLAPASVNTINRLANGICDNVFMQTLIASNAPFLIAPAANNKMLEHFSTQKSIEFLKASGVNFIEPIKKTLACGDVGKGALAEVEDIIAHTIKALTSQKFIGKKVIITGGATSEKIDDVRAITNFSSGKMARAMADAFFYAGATVCLATSIKDTKAPYQIINFTNTKELLDICQKECKNADILVACAAVSDYVSKQNFKGKLKKSELGDEWNLTLTKNIDVLASLNSSKCKKIGFKLETDPKNAIENAKDMLDKKGLDGVCLNIINHSNNFGSEQNEISFITKDSVQNFTLQNKNDLAKKLVELLA; this is encoded by the coding sequence ATGTTAAAAAATAAGAAAATTTTACTTGGAGTTTGTGGCTCAATCTCATTTTATAAAGCTTACGAAATTTTATCACATCTTAAAAAACTTGGCGCAGATGTCTATGTAGCACTTAGTGATGGTGCGCTAAAATTTTGCTCGGTGGCTGGCTGGGAGGCTCTTACTCCACACCCTATTTTAAGCAGCCAGACTGAAGACTGGCAAGCTGGGATAAGCCACATATCTTATGCAAAAATGGACTTGATACTCCTAGCTCCAGCCTCAGTAAATACTATAAATCGGCTTGCAAATGGCATTTGTGATAATGTTTTTATGCAAACACTTATAGCCTCAAACGCCCCATTTCTTATCGCACCAGCCGCGAACAATAAAATGCTAGAACACTTTTCTACACAAAAAAGCATAGAGTTTTTAAAAGCAAGCGGTGTAAATTTTATAGAACCAATAAAAAAGACTCTAGCTTGTGGAGATGTTGGCAAAGGGGCATTAGCAGAAGTTGAAGATATTATAGCTCACACCATAAAAGCACTAACATCACAAAAATTTATAGGCAAAAAAGTTATCATCACAGGCGGGGCAACGAGTGAAAAGATAGATGATGTAAGAGCTATAACAAATTTTTCAAGCGGAAAAATGGCACGAGCGATGGCTGATGCGTTTTTTTATGCTGGAGCTACTGTTTGCCTTGCAACCAGCATAAAAGATACAAAAGCACCTTATCAAATCATAAATTTCACCAACACAAAAGAGCTTTTAGACATTTGCCAAAAAGAGTGTAAAAATGCCGATATTTTAGTAGCTTGCGCTGCAGTTAGCGACTATGTGAGTAAGCAAAATTTTAAAGGAAAACTCAAAAAAAGTGAGCTTGGAGATGAGTGGAATTTAACACTTACAAAAAATATCGATGTGCTCGCTAGCCTTAATAGCTCAAAATGTAAAAAAATAGGCTTTAAGCTAGAAACAGATCCTAAAAATGCTATCGAAAATGCAAAAGATATGCTTGATAAAAAGGGTCTTGATGGCGTTTGTTTAAATATTATAAACCACTCTAACAACTTTGGAAGTGAACAAAATGAAATAAGCTTCATTACAAAAGATAGCGTGCAAAATTTTACGCTCCAAAACAAAAATGATCTAGCCAAAAAGTTAGTGGAGCTTTTGGCGTGA
- the glmU gene encoding bifunctional UDP-N-acetylglucosamine diphosphorylase/glucosamine-1-phosphate N-acetyltransferase GlmU: MSKISVIILAAGLGTRMKSKTPKVMFKLSGISMIEHVLNRAYELTDDVSVVLYHQKELIETLIKSAYPQTKIYTQDLQNFPGTAGALKDIKFSGEKVLVSCGDMPLVQTQELENLCQSNADVTMSSFIANDPFGYGRVVVENGQVTQIVEHKDASDEQRQIKRVNAGCYCFKRESLESILPKINNQNAQKEYYLTDAIKIANQMGLKCAAIDVCEQNFMGINDKFQLSIAEKLMQDKIKQNLMKDGVLMRLPDTIFVDVRAKFLGECELEENVSIIGECEIQSSIIKSGSVIESSKVTNSDIGPLAHIRPKCEITDTHIGNFVELKAAKLNGVKAGHLSYLGDCEINSGTNIGCGTITCNYDGKKKYKTIIGKNVFVGSDTQLVAPVTIKDNVLIAAGSTITSDVPSGALAISRGKQAIKEGFFYKFFGDSDVKK, translated from the coding sequence GTGAGTAAAATTTCAGTTATTATACTAGCAGCTGGACTTGGCACCAGAATGAAATCAAAAACACCAAAAGTGATGTTTAAACTTAGCGGCATTTCGATGATAGAGCATGTATTAAATAGAGCTTATGAGCTAACAGATGATGTATCTGTCGTACTTTACCATCAAAAAGAGCTGATAGAAACGCTAATAAAATCAGCATATCCGCAAACTAAAATTTACACCCAAGATCTGCAAAATTTCCCTGGCACAGCTGGCGCACTAAAGGATATAAAATTTAGTGGAGAAAAAGTGCTTGTAAGTTGTGGAGATATGCCGCTTGTACAAACCCAAGAGCTTGAAAATTTATGCCAAAGCAACGCTGATGTAACGATGAGTAGCTTTATAGCAAATGATCCTTTTGGCTATGGCAGAGTAGTTGTAGAAAATGGGCAAGTTACGCAGATAGTTGAACATAAAGATGCAAGCGATGAGCAAAGGCAGATAAAGCGAGTAAATGCCGGCTGTTACTGCTTTAAGCGCGAAAGCTTAGAGAGTATCTTACCTAAAATAAACAATCAAAATGCCCAAAAAGAGTACTATCTAACAGACGCGATAAAAATAGCAAATCAAATGGGCTTAAAATGCGCAGCCATAGATGTTTGCGAGCAAAATTTTATGGGTATAAATGATAAATTTCAACTTAGTATCGCCGAAAAACTTATGCAAGATAAAATAAAGCAAAATTTAATGAAAGATGGGGTTTTGATGCGCTTGCCAGATACTATATTTGTCGATGTAAGAGCAAAATTTCTCGGAGAGTGCGAGCTTGAAGAAAATGTAAGTATCATAGGAGAGTGCGAGATACAAAGCTCTATCATAAAAAGTGGAAGCGTTATTGAAAGTTCAAAAGTAACAAACTCGGACATCGGACCACTTGCACACATACGCCCAAAATGCGAAATAACAGATACGCACATCGGAAATTTTGTCGAGCTAAAAGCAGCAAAACTTAATGGTGTAAAAGCAGGACATTTAAGTTATCTTGGTGATTGTGAGATCAATAGTGGTACAAATATAGGTTGTGGCACGATAACTTGCAACTATGATGGCAAGAAAAAATACAAAACCATCATCGGCAAAAATGTCTTCGTAGGTTCAGACACTCAGCTAGTAGCCCCAGTAACCATCAAAGATAATGTCTTAATAGCAGCAGGAAGTACCATAACATCAGATGTTCCAAGCGGCGCACTTGCCATAAGTCGTGGCAAACAAGCTATAAAAGAGGGCTTTTTTTATAAATTTTTTGGCGATAGCGATGTTAAAAAATAA
- a CDS encoding motility protein A: MDLGSVVGWVLTMALLVGSMAIGVGVGPYIDIPSVMIVFGGTIGVLMVGFKMETLKAIGKGYGIAIKPTLVNLPETIKKLVDYSSKARRDGILALEGDVNNETNQFLKKGLSMAVDGNEPDAIRSLLEIDMEQTSARHGSYIKIYEQMGGYSGAMGMIGTLIGLVAMLMNMSDPSAIGPSMAVALLTTLYGAMIGNILGGPVANILGIRNADEQLERQIIIEGIMSIQAGDNPRTLEGKLLAYLPPKDRKSQFE; the protein is encoded by the coding sequence ATGGATTTAGGAAGTGTTGTCGGCTGGGTTTTGACCATGGCACTGCTTGTTGGCTCGATGGCAATTGGTGTTGGCGTTGGGCCATATATTGACATTCCGTCTGTGATGATTGTTTTTGGTGGAACGATAGGCGTTTTGATGGTTGGCTTTAAGATGGAGACTCTAAAAGCCATAGGAAAAGGCTATGGTATCGCCATAAAGCCAACTTTAGTAAATTTACCAGAGACTATCAAAAAGCTTGTTGATTACTCATCAAAAGCTCGTAGAGATGGTATTTTGGCGCTAGAAGGTGATGTAAATAACGAGACAAATCAATTTTTAAAAAAAGGTCTTTCTATGGCTGTTGATGGCAACGAGCCAGACGCCATTAGATCGCTACTTGAGATAGATATGGAGCAAACTAGCGCAAGACATGGTAGCTATATCAAAATTTATGAGCAGATGGGTGGCTACTCGGGCGCAATGGGTATGATAGGAACGCTAATTGGTCTTGTTGCGATGCTTATGAACATGTCAGATCCTTCAGCTATCGGTCCATCAATGGCGGTCGCCTTGCTTACAACGCTTTATGGTGCGATGATAGGCAACATTTTAGGTGGACCAGTGGCAAATATCTTGGGTATCCGTAATGCCGATGAGCAGCTTGAAAGACAGATAATAATAGAAGGCATCATGTCTATACAAGCTGGGGATAACCCACGAACACTTGAGGGCAAGCTTCTTGCTTACTTGCCACCAAAAGATAGAAAAAGTCAGTTTGAGTAG